TTGGTCACTTAGTGATGCTGGGACATTAATACTTGAAGACAGGTCAGTTGCTCTTGAGGAGATCAACGCATCCTTGCAAAAGAGCCATGTtgttctttgaaaataaaacaattatatgGTTAGTCTAGAGTAATGTTTATTTAGTTTCCAACCATGAGCATTTTGAATGTTCAATCTGATGGTGTTCAAATGTTACAAAATAACCATATGGAAACAGGAAAAACATGTGTGAGCACACTTGCATATTTGCCTTGATATGGcaacaagaaagacaaaactCCCTTCTCCTTAAACTTTAAAGTTCAGTAAAAATCAGTCCTCATAAAGCCATCTGCCAGATAACTGtgccaaaaatattcatatttgcttggcaaaaatatttatacgaCTTCAgcttttttgtgtcacaatatgataaaacacagaacagtCATAAGTATTCAGCACGTAAAGCTACCtattgctgcagttacagctgaaaCTCATTTCAATTAGATATGTACTTGGACTTTGAGTAGGCCATTTTAAACACAGGAACATTGGCGGTTCATCtcaactattccattgtagctctaacTGTATGTtaagggttgtgtttctgcagatAACTTTTTAACGTGGGATCATGATACTTCTGTAAAAGATGAACTTTCACGCATCACAGAGATTACCaggggtgtcaatgactgttcaTGGTTTTTCTCAAGCACAATGTTTCGACTACAGTCAGTTAGTGAATTGCCGTgggggaacaaaaaaaaaaaaaaagattactaGTTACCTTAGCATGTTTTATCTCGAGCTCAGCCATTTCTATGAGGTTTTTCCTGAAGGCCACAACTCGTCTGCCCTTGAAGCTGGTGAGTTCTGTAACAGATTGTGCAGCAGAAAAACAACTTGCTCAGTGTGAAAGGTTTTACAATGAAAGAAACAAGCACAGAACAAGCCTGCGTCTGTAATACATTAATGGACAAACCTTTCTTTGCAGATTCTGACAGCTTGTCAAATTTCTGCAGGCACTGTCGCTGGTGTTCCTCTGCCTGGGCAACGTCCTTGCTCTTCAGTCGGGCTTTATCCAAGGCCTTGTTGGAGTTCTCGTAGTCAACTAACGCTCGGGCTCGACGGTACAGAAGGTCctaagataaaaaagaaaacaaaaggacttaattaaaacacaaataaattccAATCAGCCATATTcattacaaaaacaagaacTTTAGTACTTATCATTGCAGCAGTAAGATTATTGAGCATTTAGTGCCTTTTTCCATATTATATTGGActgtaaaatctttattttttatttatgaagaactatgcagatgacaccagaCCCATGGCCTCCAGTACACAAAGGTGATAATTTGCTTCTTTAATTAAGGATCTCTGTGTCCAGGCTTTTAGTTTAGAACAGGTTTGTGTTATATGTTTATAGCTTAtactattgttttataacctaaacctgctttaaacttctacaCAATTGTATTCCTAACCACTACGGTTGGActcgattttatttaggggtatcagagggGAAGGAGCTGAATACATACCACAttattcagatttctatttaaaaattaaatcaataaaaatacatacatcttttttcttccaaaaaaattatacactactttctgttggtctgtcacatgaagGCCCATTAAAATGCATGAAAGCATGTCGgtgtaacctgacaaaatgtgcaatggTTTGAGGAgtatggatacttttgcaaggccctaTAGTCTCAATTAACATGTGGAAAATAGAGCATTTTCTTTGTAGGTGGAACATATCTTACCTTGGCTGCTTGGATGTCCCTCATGTAGTATCTCAGCAGCTCTGTCAGTTTCAGCTCCTGGTCAGATGCTACTCTTCCCTCCACTTTCTGCAGATAcacataaaaaagcaaaattcaGCTTGCATAAACTTGTAGACAAATTAGAGATATAGCTGTCTGATATACGATAGTCTGACATAATTATATTTACTCTGAGTCTCTCGAACATGTCCGACAGCTTCTCGATGTTCCTGAAGTGAACGGGAAAAAAAACGTCTAAGCAATAGCattaaaaactgctgtttttaaaagaaaagccCTTGCATAACAGGAACATATGTGTTATCCTTACTTCTTATTTGGTGTACTGTCTTCAGCACAGAGGCTGTTCAAAGTGGCAGAAATGTGAATGTAATCATCTGCAATATCtgcaagaacagaaaaaaaattaaaatcaagCAAACATAACACCTAAAAACGTAATTTTTTACTTTGATATTAAACTAATCAAATACTTTTATGTGAACGTGTCATTTTCTCTGCTTTGGCAGTGGAATCTTTAATTTTGCTGTAGTAATCAAGCAAAAAGGTTTTCTCCTGCTCAAAAAAGTCATCAACTTCCTGTTGaggaaacaaaaatgtaaagtgTTATTTGTGGAAGTTACTATAACCCTACAACTGTAACGCTGTGATAAATAACGTAAACAGCCAACCATGCAACAACTCCACCTTTATTCCTGAGATGAGGACTTCGTCGGCAGACTTCACCATGATTTTGAAGAATCCTCCGAACATCTCCTTGGCATTCTTTCTTCTCACACTGAGCTAAAATAAGAGAATTCAGGCAGGGTTAGAAATTAGTCTGTATTTGATAAATGTATGTATGTGATCACATCTTCAGAACAATGAATTTAGATAATGCTCTGGTGTCCAGGAGTGAGTTATCTTGGCAGGGTTATATTTCACACTAGCcaatgttttattatctttctgcTCACTTCATTACGCTATATAAAGTGGCTGATTTCTGCTAGCAAACACACATAAGTCTAACTGCTGATCACAGCAGAATGCATGCCATGTGTCACAAGTTTCAGCTAAACTCGTCTTCCTTTCTTTCCAACGGACAGCTCGGAAAAGGAAGTCAGCAGTATGAGAGACTCACATCCTGGTCATACTCTAAGAAAATCTGAAAGTTTCTGTCCTTGCTTAAAACAGGGTGAGAAGACAATCTCTGCAAGAAGACTTCGTGCACTTGAACTGTTTTCTTGAATACAGCCAGGTATTCACTGGAAAatataaaggaaaaacagaaagaaagaaaaaagtgttCATGTGTTTTGGCAACATGTCATCAAATAATACTATTTATCTGGTGGTGAATGTTAAACTCACGCCTCCAGCTCCTGCTTCATTTTAGTGTATTCCTCTTTAGTCATAGTGGCTTCACCTTCCCCCAGTTTGTGCATCTTCTCTCTAGGGCTTTCAAAATCTGGCTTGGGCGGAACTGGAGGGATCTAGAAATGATCAAGCAAAGCTGAAGTGCGTTGAACGATTCAAAACCAATTAAAAACACGATAATGTCTTGAAGGCTTCAtcatttaaatgcaaaaaattcGCTTGGCTTGTGGTATATTTATCAAAGATAACTAATGTGTAAAACATCTGTCAGTCCAACTCACAATTAGACCGGCATAGTCCTCGGTTTCAACCAGAGTGTCATGCAGCCAGATAAAATCTTCATGCTGCCTGGGAACAGAGAACTCCGGCTTCTGGAAGGAGCTCAAGGTAGTCTGGGAAAAGAGATCATGTTCcttgttaaaaatgttgttgATTAAAGGAAATTTAttgaatcagattttttttaaaagatgaagcttgtaaaacattttcattttgggGATTTAGTTTTTACCTTTGTATGGACTGTGAACTTAACTTTATCCCTTTCACACAGAGCATCAGGAATGTCGATAAGAAGCGAAGCATCGTTGTTCAGGTCCACAGACACAGAGCGCAgctaatgaaaaaaagaatatatCTTCGTTAACAAAGTCATATTCATAAAAGGTTGATGtctttaaagtgtttatttctgtcaatgttgatgattatggcttacaaccAAACCCAGAATTCAGTTTGTTGGATAATTTGAATATtccatcagaccaataaaaatgattaattaCAGGAAAGTCTGGCTgctgaaaagtatgtccatgtactgtacagtatatgcactcaatataatatcaataaattactgcatcatGCAGTGTGCATGAAGCCTATTAGcatgtggctctgctgaggtgttaaggaagcctGGGCTGCTTTAAGAGCGACATTTAGTCTTAATGTTGGGTCTGGTGGAAATTCACCCTAGGGTTTACGTCAGGTGAGTTTTCTTGCCAAGCAAGCACATTggtaccatggtcattaaacgaGGTATTGGTACCTTTGGTGGTGTGGGCAGGtgtcaagtcctgctggaaaatcaaatcagcatctccataaagcttgtcaaaggaggggaaaataaactaaaactttCTCCCACACGGCtgcactgactttggactttataaaacacagtgaaccaacaccagcaggtGACATGGCTCTCTCATGGCTCCAGTAAGATGTTTCAGCAGTTTCTCTGGTTCAAGAGTTGCTAAACACAATAAATGTTACAGTTCAAGCTCTTGTCATGGATACGCCTGTGAGTGGTGGCTTTTGAAGCACCACCTCTTGCCACAGATCCCACATTGTGAATCTTCCCCAAACTCCTGAATCCCGGTTggtttcacaatcctctcaagtcTAGGATGTTTCCATTGTGTTCTACcaatctttttccttccactcaactttctatacAGAACAGTCAGATTCTTCAAcgatgaccttttgtggctttccatcattgtggagggtgtcaatgaatGTCTGCTGCACAGTTGTCAAGTCTTCCACATAATTATGTAGACAATGACATAACATTCTGCATGaaaatgtccttttttattGGCCTTGTTCTACTTTTCTTTTCTAAGAAATGAAATACTTGCTAAATGTAATGTGTGAAACAGTATCAGCAAAATCCTTGTATagcactgttttattttttaagcatcTCTTCAAGTTCTCACAGCTTGCTGTCTTTCGTAGCTCAGCAATGCACAAACTGTTCAAAGAAATGCTCGGTTTACAGACACTAATTTTGCAAGCCCAAAGCCATTTCCCACCATCCCATTGGCCTCTTCCTGGGGAAGttcaatacaaaaacagaaagcaaattTGACTACAATCTTACTTACTGGTTCCAAAAATGTTTAGCCTTTTGACGCACAAAATAATTTATCACCCTATCAGCGGAGTATACAAGCATGCTAAGTAAATTAAACAAGGTTACAAAGCCAACAAAGACAGCAGGAGTATTGGTGCTTTAAATCTTGTTTAAAGCTAGACATCCAATACTGTTATCATTTAGTTTAATTTCTGAAGAGGATATCCATACCCCACACACTTGTTAAAATTCACTAGCCCTACTCAGGGAAGCACTGCCACCATTGGAGGTGTATAAAACTGTAACACTTCAAGGACTTCATCTTTAAAGCACGCAGGAGGAGCGTGGAGGAACATGCTTGGGCCCTTTTGTGCAAACACTGCTGAAATCAAGTCTGCTCTTTTAGAAGTAGGAAAACAAGCTACATATGATTAACTTCCATTATTTGATTAAACGTTTTCAGTgggaaacaaaatgtaacatcTGCTGTAGGTTGCCATCATTCGTTGATTGTGGAAAAAGTTGCAAAACCTCCAAATTCCTTCTGATTTCACTAATAACACAAGTTAGATGATAGGCAACATTTTTACGAGTATACAGAGTATTGATCAATCCTACAAAGAGTGATTCCTATGAGTTAGACGTTAAAAAACAGACTGGCTTTTCGCTGTACACTTTACCGCTAATCAGTgttcaaagcaaaaaaaaaaaaaaaagcaaacaaaaaaaaaaaacagggttaAAGTGTCCACTTTCATTCGGTGAAGAATCAAAACCAAACAACCATAGTAACTTACAGACATCCACTTTAACATGTCACTCATTGATAAGGCTATCAATATACCGTTGTCCAACTTTAGCCAGAGGCTAACACGACTAGTCAATAACTTTGCTAAAAAGCAATCGTTAATGTCAGCTAACCGTCTCAAATTACACGGCAATACGCAGTTACGGTACCTTTTCCTTGTCACTATCGTCTATGGACGTCATGATAGTACTCAAATTAACAAAAAAGGGAACAAAATTAAGGTAAAACTAAATCAAACTAGATGCAGGAAGCCGTCTTTGCAGTGGCAGTTAGCTACCTAACAAACTGTCAAACAGTGTTCCCCGCCCCCATCCGGATAATGAGAGATTTAAATCCCGCCTTGATTTAACCTGATTGGTTAAAAATCTGTTTCAATAACGCCGCTATTGGATTAACTGGTTGTCAATCACAATACAAGACATCTCCAAGAAAACTTTCTTTCTAGGTAACAATGTtacaactatatatatatatatatatatatatatatttttttttttttggcaagttCTGCTCCGTGGTTCAAGCTCTGTGACTCTAATGTGAGGCATTAGTAGCATAACGCCTTTCTGTTTCacattaaattataaataaataaatacttatttaaataacaaaatcatCTGATGTGCGGTTTCTCCTTTCAGAAATAATACTAGTATTAATAATAGCCAATactaatttataaataaattacattgaaaGCACTTTTTTTGCTTCAAGCTATATTGCCAACAACCAAGTGCAGTCCACTTTAATAGGtatgtaaataatttattttgaatttctgaaattataaataatttcGGCAGAACATCTTAGCTTAACTAAATACAGtttaattactttaaatattttattacaattaATATGTTGGCGTattttcagaggtttgtttaACTGCGCATTTAAGAAACGCTGTTTTAATAGATTGTTCTGTCACGCTTGGATTTGCAGGtattgttaatttttttgtttcaattaacaTATTTATTAGTAATCAAATCAATTTGTAACATTGCATTTAAAAACGATTAATCGAAATCAATTGAACATAAACGTCGTTTTCTCTCTCGATACTGGTCTGCAGGGATGTATTTCAAGGGTACACCTTTCCCTGTGGgtaatgtagtttttttccGAATCAAACTGCTATCATGAAGCTGCACCAGAAACTTCATTTCCCATCTACGAGATTTTGTGCCACCAAAAAGGCGCGTCGTTTAGAAACACAACCGTTTACTTGGACAAGTTTTAGCTGGGACATGTCGGGGCAAATACCCAAGCTGAACAAGTGCTaaactttgatttaaaacacaaaaccacccGTGATTCTTGTCGTTTTGTAGTTAATAGCATCATTCTCTGAGTGTGTTGTATTGAAGTCGCAAGAATGTTCGTTTTAAACCGTGTTTTGTTTGCTGGGCGCATCATGCTCCCTGAAAGCACCTCCCTCACAGTGAACCACTTCTCTGCTGTCCACCGCCTGACATCCCCAAGAAGAAACAGTCCCTACAGCTCTGTTGACAGTGAGCGCTACTCGTCTCTGGTGAAATCTGTCATGTCCTCCAGGGTCAGCACTCAGACCCCTGAAAGCCTCCAGGCGGAAGACGACAACATTTATGGACCAGTTGTCAAAGCTCAGATGCCATCACGGACCGAGCCGAGGGTACCCAAAACTCTTCATCCATTCTTAAATTCAGATAGGGCTCTAGAAACGGATGAACCTGAGGCAGGACCACCAGCCCGCATTTTGTTAAATCGGGGACAGAGTAGGGCGTTTATCCCGAGTGTGACTCGCGTTCTTCAGCAGACACTTTCTCCAGAGCAGATCTTTTACCtggagagatggaagaggaGGATGATCGCTGAGCTGGGGGAGGAAGGCTTCAAGGAATACAGTCAGagtaagatttttaaaaactataaaattgtgtttttaaccGTAACAAATGTACGCCTGGCAAAAACACTGCCATTAGTTAATATGACAGTAACACTGATTGATAAATATTAGTATATATTATGAAGCTTTATAGCTGCATTTTTGTTTCAAGAGTTAAATGTTGCGTTTTTAAACCAAGGCTTGACTCGGATGACCCTACCGAAACGTCATGGATGCTTGGGggtcaaaaactaaaacaaactatGATCACAGTCAGGATTggcctgtatttagttccatccatctttccatcaactctgtaACTCAACTCTCACATGCCTACATGATGGGTCACATACTAACTCATTGTGTATCTTCTAATGGGGGTTATACCTTAATCAAAGAAGTGATTTTTCTTGAGAAATATAATGATAATTGATTTTGTGTTCTCTTTGTCCAGATGTATTTAGACAGGGTAAGCTTTTCCATTCTGCTCTGGAGGGCATTCTGACCTCTGCTGAAACCTGGAAGAACAGGCATCTCTCAGAGACACCGGGGTGTCCTCCTGACATACAAGGATACATCCAGAGCATCTCTCATGTACTGGAGGACGTCAGTGCAGTGAGGGCCATTGAAAGCACAGTGCAGCACGGTGCCCTGAATTACTTGGGAATTGTGGACTGCGTCGCTCGCTACAGGTAAAATTTCTTTGGACTCGACTTCTTCTTCCTGCCTTCATGTTTCTCATGGTCTGCTTCTCTCCACAGAGGTGTTCTGTGTGTTATTGACTGGAAGACTTCAGAAAAacccaaaccattcttgagcaACACCTATGATAACCCTGTTCAAGTAGCAGCATATGCTGGGGCTCTGAACAGTGATGCCAACTACAAATACCAGGTGATCTACCTTGATAAATGATGTATACGATCTGTTATTATCTTatgtttattcattttgtaATAACTGGCTGTAGTTAAATTCCCCTTATCGTCTCTGAATTTTGTGTGCTATGTCTCATATCTTCTCACTGCAGGTTGAAAATGGGCTCATAGTTGTTGCCTACAAAGATGGCTCGCCTGCTCATGCTCACCAGGTAAACTCAGAGCTGATGTCAGAGTACTGGAAAACATGGTTGTTACGTCTTGAAGAGTTCAGAGAACCCAGGTAAAGAAAGACACGTTGAATtttattcctttgttttttaaccTCAGTAAACGAAGCAGGCATCTGCATTTATTGAAACCCCATATGTTTTAAAAGCCaacttttcaaacatttaactTGAACTCAATTACTCCTATAAAAGCCCATGTTAGGAAATAACTGGTGGCACAATTATGAGTACAAATAATTCCTTTTCAAAACCATCTAAGTGgtgcttttttatttcatttatactttttaaagttgatcagagttttggagacgttctaattagtaatccatgacATTCTCCTAAATATGACATTACACAGAGAACCATTTCTTTCAGTGACTGGCCACTAGGCTTAACAAGGATCCATATTTGCCACCATAAACAGTGAGAAGGATGGTTAAAAACATCTTGGCTCGCTGTTAGAGGACGGTACTAAACGGAGTCATCTTTGGCTCCTCAAGTATCCATAACTACAAGCTGATTAGTGTTTATGAATACTTTATTCCTGCACATAAAAGGTCTCATTGATATTAAAATCTCTTTCTCAAGAGACGCCTGGGCGTGTGGACAGCAACacatgcaacaacaaaaaacacataGCCAAATCCGTTCCAAACAAGTTCAACTGACACTCAGTCAGTCAACCGTGAACATAAACAGAACAttaggaacaaaaacaaaaaaaacgtcACCCTGACCAAGTGAATGTTTCTCTTGttcctttaaaataatttgaacgTCTCCAGAGTAACCAGTTATTTTTGGAACCCGGACAGCAAATATAGAGCCCTGGGAATGATGTCTAACAACACAAGCATAAACACATAGAGTTAGCTAAACTCTACTGATAAGTTAATTGGAACTGTTTGCTTTGGTTTGATGggattaaaattttatttttcagtaacaAACTTGAATGTGGGAAAACAAAGAATCAATGTGTGCAAAATCACCTCCtgcctactgtgaagcatgcgGGACGATCTGTCAAGCTGTTACTCTTCGGAAGGCCGTGGGAACCTTGTTAATAGGGCATGGCATCAGAAATGTAGTAGCAATACTTTGCTACTTTGTCTGTTATTTCTTAAGCCTGGTATATGGAGAAATAAAGAACACTCTGTAAGTAATACAATCCACAAGATGTACCTGTTGTTTGAAGTAATTTCTCTTCTTCTACCTGCCATTAAGCTGCTAAAAGCTGAAGGGCGCAGCAGTTTGTTGCCCTTTATAATTGTTTGTTGTATCAATTTGTTGTTCCTGTTTTTCAGTAATAGGTGTGTGGGAACTTGCACTGATCCTACAATCTATTTCACTCTGTTGTTGGCATATTAATGCTAACACTGATTGACTGGTTGCTGTCTGGGTATAATTTTTCTAGgattatttatagtttttgtCCTCCTAATAAATGGGCCTTACTGGAGAAATGAATTATCCTTTGGGATTAAAGAAGTTTTCTGAACTCCACTGAAAAAGGATGATCTAAGGGTCTTTAAGCAAGATAAGGATCCAAAAGATATGGATCCTTATCCATCCAAcatataaattatttataacaCAGAATAAACCTCCTTTCCTGGCTATCTCCGTCCACAGATGTAAATCCTAAAGAAATCCTGTAGGGTGAGCTGTAGAAAAGTGAGCATATCAGGAGGACCCTGGCAAGGGGTTATCTAGAGAGattctgcaaagaggattggtCAAAGATCCCTGGCTCTGTATGGTTCAACCTTGTGAAATTGTGGAGGATTTTAGTGCTGTTGTATTACAAACAGAGGATATACAAAGGTTAGATAGCAGGGTTACCAAGAAATATGGCAACTCTGATTTAGTTTGACTTCAAACTGATTTaggggtgactgtggctcaggtggtaggagtttgtcctgtaactggtgggttgttGGTTTGAACTAGAGGTACACCGATCGATCGGCTTCGATTTCCTTAATTGTGGGAGATCAGTGATCAGCTACTTACATGTGAAAGTGATCTTATCCACAGATCTCATCTACTTGTCTAACCTattgtgcaagttttgtttcttgtgaaatgtgaaaaattaaggACTAAAAGAACTGCAATGCTCtaaaattttcatttttgaGAGCACTGCCTCCTGAGCAGTTAAAActagtttgtattgtttcagggtattgtttaattttttttttaaataaaataagattggaacTTTGAAGGTGTATTAACACCTGAAAGGAACACCTGAAAGTGTCAGTTTAAAAACCGAAATTGGTATCGGCCAAAATCGGAattggcaggtcaggctttttaaagattggtGATCCGCCAGAAAACTGcgatcggtgcacccctagttCTAACCCCTGCTCCGTCCGTCTCaattgttgtgtccttgggcaacaCACTttacccgccttgcctgctgatgttgATCAGAGGGCCcggctgtggctacaatgttttcttaccactgtcagtgtatgaatgtgtgtatgaatgggtgaatgcctgattgtagtgtaaagtgctttggggtcctctcacttgataaagcgctatacaagtgcagggcattcagttaaaaaaataaatgaaaacatgtactgaaatgatttttttttacatttccattgtgagattatgctactgcaaaaaCATATTCAATTATTTCCAAAGCTTAGCCGATAAGTGGATAATTAATATAAAGCTATGGGtgaacacaggggcaggatccaaaagaaaagtaaaaggtTGCCAGAACATTTTCAAGCATCAGCAGTGATTACACTAAACCCTTGAGATCCAACAGGGGGataaaacatgtatttaatAGGGATTGGCTGTTCTGCTGTTTGGCTTTAAATGTATCGactttcctgttttttatttatagttaCTTCGTAGTACTTTGAGGAAACTAGCCAgatcattgttttttaaatgccacCATGCCCAACCCCaaagtggagaaaaaaacacaaacaggcagTTCTTTTGTCCGTTCACATACACCAGTTTATTAGTCATTCATTATTCAGGTAATGGTTTTCCCCTAATCCCAttttttataatataatatgtgtaatctttttttctttttctttttcagatcaAGTGTGTCATCAAGTAAATCTAATGAAAAGTGAGATGTGTCAAGAGATCTGCGCTGACAGAGACCCAGTTTAACAACTAAAGCCTAAATTAGAAATAGAAACCAgcatatgtttttttctatttatgctCAGCTCTCCTGttgtttttgaaacaaaaacacataactCGCAATTGCAAGTTTAGGAAacgtcttttatttttaatatatatatataatcttaATTTTTGTCATTGAagcatttaaaaatcattgaatCCATACCATGCTTCTCTGTATGATGGATCCTCAGAGAAGCCCATGCTTTTAAAGAGCTGGTAGGAGGCTATGTTCTCCTCCTCTATGAAACAGAATACAGGGTAGCCCTGACCACTGAGTCTCTTAGCCATGCTGCTAATCAGGACTTTAGCGTAGCCTTTTCCTCTGTGCTCTGGCAAAGTATACAACATTCCTAGGGCGCAGGACACATAGGTCAAAATCCAGGAGACGGGCCTTCCATCTGCATCCAGCACACAGCAGGACGGGAAGTTTAAAACCATGTTGCGGATCATCCCAGCAGCCCCTTGGTTCTTTCCAAACGTCCATGTCTGATTAACCAAGTCAAGGTGGGATTCGTCCAGGGAGTTGAGGCAGATCCCCGACCTGATGCAcagaagaaacaaacatttcaggCCAGGTTTCTGTTCTGGTAATGAGATGTTATTTTATGAACTATAATTTGCCAGGACCATTTATTTTGTAACTGTGCTGTGTATAGTTAGATGTACCAGTCTACAGGGGGAAGCTTGGATGCATCATCCAGTGTCATCATGTGACAAACTGCCAGTTTGTCGCTGGGGACATTCCTTTCTGATGCACCTGCTTTGACTATCTCCATGTGGGGAAGACTGATCCCTTGAAACACAGCTCGTATGAGACAAAACTTAGTTTGCATTTTTGGCATGTCTGataaaatttaaattcaaatctGTCTTTTTCGGTCTGCAGTTCAAtgctatgttttttttccagtttgtcaccttacaaccacaaatttcaatttgttttactgggatttcatataataaaacaaaaacagtggaTAATTTTGCTGGGgtaaatgaaggatttaaatttcttaaccattttacaaataaaaatctgaacagtGAGACGTACATCTGCATTAAGTCCTGTTTAGTctcatacccctaaataaaaagtgatgccttcagaagttaccccatttttaaacagtgtgtaatttaatctcagtaaaaaCTCGgcggttctgtgaaggcctcaaaggtttgtaAGAGAACATAGCTGAAATCGGAAATAAAGAGAAAGGCACCACTACCATGAGATGTacgtgctttggtcagatgataacattttactttttagtttacatgcaaaacactgagGTGGAAATCTGTGCAAACCACACGAAGATAAGAAAAGGCAGtctctacatgtgcaaagctggtagagacgttCCCTTAAAACACTTGGAGCTGTTTTTCATGCGAAAGGAGGT
This genomic stretch from Girardinichthys multiradiatus isolate DD_20200921_A chromosome 22, DD_fGirMul_XY1, whole genome shotgun sequence harbors:
- the snx5 gene encoding sorting nexin-5 — translated: MTSIDDSDKEKLRSVSVDLNNDASLLIDIPDALCERDKVKFTVHTKTTLSSFQKPEFSVPRQHEDFIWLHDTLVETEDYAGLIIPPVPPKPDFESPREKMHKLGEGEATMTKEEYTKMKQELEAEYLAVFKKTVQVHEVFLQRLSSHPVLSKDRNFQIFLEYDQDLSVRRKNAKEMFGGFFKIMVKSADEVLISGIKEVDDFFEQEKTFLLDYYSKIKDSTAKAEKMTRSHKNIADDYIHISATLNSLCAEDSTPNKKNIEKLSDMFERLRKVEGRVASDQELKLTELLRYYMRDIQAAKDLLYRRARALVDYENSNKALDKARLKSKDVAQAEEHQRQCLQKFDKLSESAKKELTSFKGRRVVAFRKNLIEMAELEIKHAKNNMALLQGCVDLLKSN
- the mgme1 gene encoding mitochondrial genome maintenance exonuclease 1 isoform X2 encodes the protein MFVLNRVLFAGRIMLPESTSLTVNHFSAVHRLTSPRRNSPYSSVDSERYSSLVKSVMSSRVSTQTPESLQAEDDNIYGPVVKAQMPSRTEPRVPKTLHPFLNSDRALETDEPEAGPPARILLNRGQSRAFIPSVTRVLQQTLSPEQIFYLERWKRRMIAELGEEGFKEYSQNVFRQGKLFHSALEGILTSAETWKNRHLSETPGCPPDIQGYIQSISHVLEDVSAVRAIESTVQHGALNYLGIVDCVARYRGVLCVIDWKTSEKPKPFLSNTYDNPVQVAAYAGALNSDANYKYQVENGLIVVAYKDGSPAHAHQVNSELMSEYWKTWLLRLEEFREPRSSVSSSKSNEK
- the mgme1 gene encoding mitochondrial genome maintenance exonuclease 1 isoform X1; translation: MFVLNRVLFAGRIMLPESTSLTVNHFSAVHRLTSPRRNSPYSSVDSERYSSLVKSVMSSRVSTQTPESLQAEDDNIYGPVVKAQMPSRTEPRVPKTLHPFLNSDRALETDEPEAGPPARILLNRGQSRAFIPSVTRVLQQTLSPEQIFYLERWKRRMIAELGEEGFKEYSQNVFRQGKLFHSALEGILTSAETWKNRHLSETPGCPPDIQGYIQSISHVLEDVSAVRAIESTVQHGALNYLGIVDCVARYRGVLCVIDWKTSEKPKPFLSNTYDNPVQVAAYAGALNSDANYKYQVENGLIVVAYKDGSPAHAHQVNSELMSEYWKTWLLRLEEFREPSNKLECGKTKNQCVQNHLLPTVKHAGRSVKLLLFGRPWEPC
- the si:dkey-76k16.6 gene encoding glycine N-acyltransferase isoform X1, which encodes MELTEDQLKVAEIELQRYLPQSLKIYGFLVLRNRVKSDPYIVLVDRWPKFSVIICKPQYEQKTDLFKDTMVFANDEAILMETIRKASVIDWSRYLCLGISLPHMEIVKAGASERNVPSDKLAVCHMMTLDDASKLPPVDWSGICLNSLDESHLDLVNQTWTFGKNQGAAGMIRNMVLNFPSCCVLDADGRPVSWILTYVSCALGMLYTLPEHRGKGYAKVLISSMAKRLSGQGYPVFCFIEEENIASYQLFKSMGFSEDPSYREAWYGFNDF
- the si:dkey-76k16.6 gene encoding glycine N-acyltransferase isoform X2, with the protein product MELTEDQLKVAEIELQRYLPQSLKIYGFLVLRNRVKSDPYIVLVDRWPKFSVIICKPQYEQKTDLFKDTMVFANDEAILMETIRKASVIDWSRSGICLNSLDESHLDLVNQTWTFGKNQGAAGMIRNMVLNFPSCCVLDADGRPVSWILTYVSCALGMLYTLPEHRGKGYAKVLISSMAKRLSGQGYPVFCFIEEENIASYQLFKSMGFSEDPSYREAWYGFNDF